GCCGTCTCGCCAGCGGATGATGATGGTGCCGTCGAGATCCGTGCGCAGGCCGCGCAGGGTGTCGCCGCCGGCCGTGAATGGTCCATGGCTCGGATGCCGATGCCGGTTCTCCAGGCCGCAGCTGATCAGGACCGTTGCGGGTCGGAAGGCGTCGAGGAACGCTGGCGTGCTGGAGGTGCGGCTGCCGTGGTGACCCGCCTTGAGCACGTCGATCGGGGCCGACGGCGTCAAGGGCGCAGCGGCCAGCAGCGTGCGCTCTCCCGCCCGCTCGAGGTCGCCCGTCCACAGGCCCCGCACGCCGCCGCGCCAGCACAGCGCCACGGCCAGGGAGCGGTCGTTCTCCTCCAGCTCCTGCGCGTCCGGACCGGCGGTGGCGATGCAAACCAGGGCCCAATCCCCCACGTGATACAGGGTGTCCCCGGGGACTGGATGCGAAACACGATCCCGCGCGACAGGCGCCGGTGCCGTCGTCCTGCCGCCGAGCCACCAGGCCTTCACGTCCATGGCCGCGTGCAGTTGATCGCACGCACCGTCGTGATCGGCATGGTGGTGGGTGAGCACGGCGCCGGCGAGGCTGTCTATGCCTTCACGGCGGAGCCAGGGGCGGACGTCGCGCAGGAATGGCCCCGTGTCCCGCCAGGCCTCCCCCGTGTCGACCAGCACGGCGCTGCGGTCCGGGAAGACGAGCGCCGCGCAGTCCCCCTGTCCCACGTCGAACTGGATGGCTGTCATCTCCCCGTCGCAGAGGGTCCGGCCGCAGAAGGGTATCGCTAGCAGACAGGTGGCGGCCAGCGCTCCCGCCAGACGCGTTCGGCGCTGCCGGCCTGAGAGTAGCAGCCCCAGACCCGCGAGGCCGGCGACGTACAGGACGGCCGCCCGGTGGTCCCAGGCCGGCAGACCGAGCCTGGCCTCGGCCAGGGAAGATGATCCGACCGTCCCGGCGGAGAGAAGCCGCAGCATCAACCAGGACACGGCGGAAAGGGCGCCGGCGAGCCAGGCCACCGGGGACAGCAGGATGGCGCCGGCGGCCAGCCACACGGCGCCTCCGAACAGTGGCACCGCGGCGAGATTGAAGGATGTGGCCATGGGGTGCAGCCAGCCGAAGCTGCGCGCCGTTTCCGGCAGCGCGCCGAGCTGGGCCCCCAGGCTGACGGCCAATGCGTTGCCAAGCCAGTGCCTGATTCGCCGGCCGCGGTCGAGCCGGGGCGTCACGACACGCAGCATGACGACGATGCCCGCGGCGGCGCCGAGCGATAGACGCAAGCCCGCGTCCGACAACGCCGGCGGCGCGAAAACCGCCCACGCCCAGACCAGCAGACCCAGCGTGCGCAGGCCGTCGTGCCGTCGACCCGCCCAGTTGGACAGAGCTGCCGTGATCAGCAAGGCGGCCGCGCGCAGAGCCGACCCGGGCATGCCTACCAGGAGCACGTATCCGGCCAGGAAGAGGGTCAAACTCACGAAACGCCCCCGGAATCCGGCGCGCATGAACCGCAACAGGAGCAGGAGTATGCCGGCGACGAGGCCCACGTGCAGACCGCTGACGGCGAAGAGATGCCCCAGCCCCAGCACGGCGTACGAGCTTCGCAACAGCCGCATCTCGTCGCAGCGTTCCCCCAGCAGAACCGACCGGAGCAGCAGGGACTCGTCCGGAGGGAACAGCCGGTCGAGGCGTCCGATGACGGCTTGCCGCAGGGGGGCGAGCAGTGTGGCGCTCGCGTGAGTGAGCGGATCGACACCGGTCACGACGGAAGCGGGATGGATCAGACGCCCCTCCCAGGCCAGGCCCCTGCCACGCAGGAAACGGAAGGAAGAGAAGGACCCGGGCACCGCGGCACGACGGGGGACGTGGCACGCAAGGTCGCCGAGGACGAGCTGCCACATGTGCGGCGGCGGTCCCTCGCCCGAGACCATCACGCCGTCGCCGACCCGCGGCCCGACGACGCCGGCGTCGGAGCCGAAATCCCCGGCGGCGACCAGCATCGCCGGCGCGCGCCACTGCGTGCCCGACACGCGCGGCCAGGCCGTGATGCGCAGACAGGTTCCGGTGCGCCACATACGACGGCGCGACGGCGCCCAGGGGTCCTCACACACGATGCCCTGGGATACGGCGCGCGCGTCGCGCGCCCGGCTGCCGGCACACCAGCCCAGCGCCGCGGTGGCGGAGGCCGCGGCGAGCAGGGCGGCGGGGTGGGAAGACGCGGCAGCGACGAGTGGCGCCAGGCACGCCAGGCGGATCGCGTCGTCGCCGGAGATGTCCAGCCCGCAGGCGGTGCGCGCATCCCGATCGCTCCACTCGCCGGCCGACAGGGAGGCCAGCAGCACGGCGGACCAGGCCACGGGCCAGGGCAGGGCGCGGGCCCTCGCGCAGCAACTGAGGATCTTTCGGCGGATCAGTCCGAGGGCGCGCTGTAGCGCGGCAACGTGAGGATGGGCTCGCCGTCGGGATTCCAGAAGTGGCACCTGTTGCGTCCCCGCTGCTTCGAGAGGTACAGCATCCTGTCCGCGTTCCGGTAGAGCTCGTCCGGCGAGTCGCCGGCCCCGGGATACGTCACGCCGCCGAAGGAGATGGTGACGCGCAGCGGTTCGGTGGCGCCGGGATCCGACAACCTGAGATTGGCGATGCGGACCTGTATACGGGTGACGATGTCGCGGGCGGCCTCGAGGTCCGTATCGGGCAGGACCAAGGCGAATTCCTCGCCGCCGATGCGACAGACGAGATCTATCCGTCGCAGCCCCTGCAGCAACTCGCGGGCCACTGACTTGAGCACGCGGTCGCCGGCCGGATGGCCGTAGCGGTCGTTGACGTCCTTGAAGTGGTCGATGTCCCCGAGC
The window above is part of the bacterium genome. Proteins encoded here:
- a CDS encoding DNA internalization-related competence protein ComEC/Rec2, yielding MPLLESRRRAHPHVAALQRALGLIRRKILSCCARARALPWPVAWSAVLLASLSAGEWSDRDARTACGLDISGDDAIRLACLAPLVAAASSHPAALLAAASATAALGWCAGSRARDARAVSQGIVCEDPWAPSRRRMWRTGTCLRITAWPRVSGTQWRAPAMLVAAGDFGSDAGVVGPRVGDGVMVSGEGPPPHMWQLVLGDLACHVPRRAAVPGSFSSFRFLRGRGLAWEGRLIHPASVVTGVDPLTHASATLLAPLRQAVIGRLDRLFPPDESLLLRSVLLGERCDEMRLLRSSYAVLGLGHLFAVSGLHVGLVAGILLLLLRFMRAGFRGRFVSLTLFLAGYVLLVGMPGSALRAAALLITAALSNWAGRRHDGLRTLGLLVWAWAVFAPPALSDAGLRLSLGAAAGIVVMLRVVTPRLDRGRRIRHWLGNALAVSLGAQLGALPETARSFGWLHPMATSFNLAAVPLFGGAVWLAAGAILLSPVAWLAGALSAVSWLMLRLLSAGTVGSSSLAEARLGLPAWDHRAAVLYVAGLAGLGLLLSGRQRRTRLAGALAATCLLAIPFCGRTLCDGEMTAIQFDVGQGDCAALVFPDRSAVLVDTGEAWRDTGPFLRDVRPWLRREGIDSLAGAVLTHHHADHDGACDQLHAAMDVKAWWLGGRTTAPAPVARDRVSHPVPGDTLYHVGDWALVCIATAGPDAQELEENDRSLAVALCWRGGVRGLWTGDLERAGERTLLAAAPLTPSAPIDVLKAGHHGSRTSSTPAFLDAFRPATVLISCGLENRHRHPSHGPFTAGGDTLRGLRTDLDGTIIIRWRDGGPPRIRTGVDRRPPRLDTRGTGT